From Anopheles darlingi chromosome 2, idAnoDarlMG_H_01, whole genome shotgun sequence, the proteins below share one genomic window:
- the LOC125951505 gene encoding villin-like protein quail: MQILDINQKDYDQKRPVYEDIKIDTAFRKISARSIGFHVWRIQNDHVETLPKEQYGTFYDECAYVVYAASVAGTSCDKNTLSREIKTPGATIERNIHFWLGANIAPERSKAAAYKIIELDLHLDHKTTQFRESQGNEGIRFLSYFKEDGIIVHCGNDPTSTPVEPRLYQIACNAPQRCVQQRTISWQCFNSGQIMLLQTTGIVFVWIGRVTASADRVFGIGAGKRLKERHGIAELAIVDDGYEQSMGIAQKDIWNGYLNLSKRFVKPMPLIPSAGETLLKLYQCDTVNGVFRVELVKTGALEQADLYGRDSIYIVDYFPRSIWIWIGRSSQKQNRAEAMRHVRGYVIKKGYPASTPVGRVIDGLEPAEFVALFPAWTSADINGNNVKGTVSEKFDALTLIQRPRLAARIQLIDDGCGDITVYQIGLDEVKEIPAKFAKTFYSGHCYVVHYQVACSTEHTNGSLPNSIRNVLYLWCGLNAPPEHRTIGDAFLVELSDHLKRNVVQVRISEGMEPPHFLQIFKGALIVLNAQEACLEQQGVLDIRHYPTSFVLKVVGNTSYSCKAVQVSSKTLYYPEDCYILKAPDNEVWIWCGQYSTGDSREMAKSIASNLGEYNLVMESNETDEFFNSVGEKFLSQLKKTTVAGNIILPPAVGGQTVSQTWDRAVIALYHCLLLPDVGSPTLRQIYGFTQQDLRPDGVFLLDAGSIVYVWIGEQTTPEEKGQGWELAKQLITTHPVQRDPAMPVAIVRQGEEPITFVGFFDTWDNKYYQTCVLYENLRMEIDGAAAGRTGAPIPAARSSVRSDDGSGDDFDRYQKYPLDMLRCGGDATQLPASINPTRKEVHLTHDDFVTVFNMTYHEFEELPKWKQVELKKQRKLF, from the exons ATGCAGATACTGGACATCAACCAGAAGGACTAC GACCAGAAGCGTCCCGTTTATGAGGACATCAAGATCGACACCGCGTTCCGGAAGATTAGTGCCCGTTCGATCGGATTCCACGTGTGGCGCATCCAGAACGATCATGTCGAGACGCTACCTAAGGAGCAGTACGGTACGTTTTACGATGAGTGTGCCTACGTCGTATATGCTGCATCGGTGGCTGGCACATCCTGTGACAAGAACACGCTC AGTCGCGAAATCAAAACTCCAGGAGCGACGATCGAGCGTAACATTCACTTCTGGCTCGGGGCAAACATCGCTCCCGAGCGATCAAAGGCTGCGGCCTACAAGATTATCGAGCTGGATCTACATCTCGACCACAAGACCACCCAGTTCCGGGAGTCGCAAGGCAACGAAGGTATTCGGTTTCTGTCGTACTTCAAGGAGGATGGCATAAT TGTCCACTGTGGTAACGATCCAACTTCAACGCCCGTCGAACCGCGGCTGTATCAAATCGCGTGCAACGCACCGCAGCGATGTGTACAGCAGCGTACGATCAGCTGGCAGTGCTTTAATAGCGGACAGATCATGCTACTGCAGACGACGGGAATCGTATTTGTCTGGATTGGACGTGTCACGGCATCGGCAGATCGTGTGTTTGGCATTGGCGCAGGCAAGCGTCTTAAAGAGCGGCACGGTATCGCCGAGCTGGCCATCGTTGACGATGGATACGAGCAATCGATGGGTATCGCACAGAAGGACATCTGGAACGGGTACCTTAACTTATCGAAGCGCTTCGTCAAACCGATGCCTCTGATACCGTCCGCTGGCGAGACGCTATTGAAGCTGTACCAGTGCGACACTGTCAATGGTGTGTTCCGTGTCGAGCTGGTCAAAACGGGTGCCCTCGAGCAAGCGGATTTGTATGGGCGCGATAGTATCTACATTGTTGATTACTTTCCTCGCtcgatctggatctggattgGACGGAGCTCGCAGAAGCAGAACCGTGCCGAAGCGATGCGCCACGTGCGCGGTTACGTCATCAAGAAAGGATACCCAGCCAGTACACCGGTCGGTCGAGTTATCGATGGACTCGAACCGGCCGAATTTGTGGCGCTCTTCCCTGCATGGACCAGTGCAGATATTAACGGGAACAACGTGAAGGGTACGGTGTCCGAGAAGTTTGACGCCCTTACGCTGATCCAACGACCCCGGCTTGCGGCTCGTATTCAGCTGATCGACGATGGTTGCGGTGATATTACCGTGTACCAGATTGGACTGGACGAGGTCAAAGAGATACCGGCCAAGTTTGCGAAAACGTTCTATTCCGGTCACTGTTACGTCGTGCATTATCAGGTGGCCTGTAGTACCGAGCATACCAATGGATCGCTACCCAATTCCATCCGTAACGTGCTGTACCTCTGGTGTGGACTGAACGCCCCACCGGAACATCGTACCATCGGTGATGCGTTCCTGGTGGAGCTGTCCGACCATTTGAAGCGAAATGTGGTGCAGGTGCGCATTAGCGAGGGCATGGAACCGCCACACTTTTTACAGATCTTCAAAGGTGCATTGATCGTGCTGAATGCCCAGGAGGCCTGTCTGGAACAGCAGGGTGTGCTCGATATACGTCATTATCCGACGAGCTTTGTACTGAAGGTCGTCGGTAATACCAGCTACAGCTGCAAGGCGGTACAGGTATCGAGCAAGACGCTCTACTACCCGGAAGATTGCTACATCCTCAAGGCACCCGACAACGAGGTGTGGATCTGGTGTGGTCAGTACTCGACGGGTGATTCACGCGAAATGGCCAAATCGATCGCAAGTAACCTGGGCGAGTACAATCTCGTGATGGAGTCAAACGAGACGGATGAGTTCTTCAACTCGGTCGGTGAAAAGTTTCTGTCGCAGCTGAAAAAGACAACAGTAGCGGGAAATATTATCCTGCCACCGGCCGTTGGGGGTCAAACTGTGTCGCAAACGTGGGATCGGGCCGTGATTGCGTTGTATCACTGCTTGTTGCTCCCGGATGTCGGTAGTCCGACGTTGCGGCAGATCTATGGCTTCACGCAGCAGGATCTGAGACCGGACGGTGTCTTCCTGCTCGATGCAGGAAGTATCGTTTACGTGTGGATCGGAGAGCAGACCACACCGGAAGAGAAGGGTCAAGGTTGGGAGTTGGCCAAACAGCTCATCACCACCCATCCAGTGCAGAGGGATCCTGCGATGCCTGTTGCTATTGTGCGGCAGGGTGAGGAACCGATTACCTTCGTCGGATTTTTCGATACTTGGGACAACAAGTACTACCAG ACATGTGTTTTGTATGAGAATCTGCGTATGGAAATCgatggtgccgctgctggcaGGACTGGCGCACCGATTCCGGCCGCTCGAAGTTCGGTACGCAGTGATGATGGCAGCGGAGATGACTTCGATCGCTATCAGAAGTATCCACTGGATATGCTGCGATGTGGTGGCGATGCAACCCAACTGCCGGCGAGTATCAACCCCACCCGAAAAGAGGTACACCTGACGCATGATGACTTCGTGACCGTGTTCAACATGACCTATCACGAGTTTGAGGAGCTGCCCAAATGGAAGCAGGTGGAGCTGAAAAAGCAGCGGAAATTGTTTTAG
- the LOC125959109 gene encoding engulfment and cell motility protein 1 translates to MLPKSARMPAIKDSHIVKIAVKFVDDTPQMYPQLIEFDQRQPLSAIIQNLCSSWGIPDAESYALQFDGINYVTEKNRNEVKNGTVLKLRHSPSKTTNDILEKLNGDNNEEKIRVLQTLQVLSEDNTFALEFIKEQGLSLIIALIEDPACVENILQYALCSFVCLMEHGTISWDILQPSFIMRNVALINGSSNEDIQQAALAILENIVQNSNKCALVEKEITLETLLKLLRQSRQHVQQNTIALLNALFIKADESKRRMLATTLSSKQYRSVINSVITPTMGAEMAHQLYVLQTLTLGLLEQRMKTPMDAQDQDAQEKIKELRRIAFEADGIDPIPDVTARRHHHSGAHSGHYKKLGFKCDVNPAQDFMETPPGTLALDCMIYFARNYTQSYTKVVHENSCRADEHECPFGRTSIELVKVLCEIFRIGESPSEQGQEFYPMFFTHDHPFEEFFCICIVVLNRTWKDMRATTEDFVKVFSVVREQIVRSIVGRPVTLEDFKTKINTFTYNTITTLRQQERTSREECESTASAIVSLKEKITPEIRTLIKEQRLGYLIVGTRFCKYSGGKRERDKYWYARLSPNHKVIHYGDCDEKTVPTLEELSNKLPVIDIRQMLVGKECPHMKEMRSKKSSTPLGFSLVPDGSEQTTLDFIAPDEATFNYWTDGINALLGQPMTSKQLEEDFETLLSMEIKLRLLDTEGVDISKEPPPIPPEPENYDFCFDS, encoded by the coding sequence ATGTTACCGAAATCGGCCAGAATGCCAGCGATCAAGGATAGCCATATCGTGAAGATTGCGGTGAAGTTCGTGGACGATACACCGCAGATGTACCCGCAGTTGATCGAGTTCGACCAACGGCAACCGCTCAGCGCAATCATCCAGAATCTGTGCAGCTCGTGGGGCATCCCGGACGCCGAGAGCTACGCACTCCAGTTCGACGGCATCAACTACGTGACGGAGAAGAACCGCAATGAGGtgaagaacggaacggtgctAAAGCTGCGCCACTCCCCGTCCAAAACGACAAACGACATTCTGGAAAAGCTGAACGGCGACAACAACGAGGAGAAGATACGCGTTCTGCAAACCTTGCAGGTGCTAAGCGAGGACAATACGTTCGCGCTCGAGTTCATCAAGGAGCAGGGCCTCAGTCTGATCATCGCACTGATTGAGGATCCGGCCTGCGTGGAGAACATTCTTCAGTATGCGCTCTGCTCTTTCGTCTGTCTCATGGAACACGGTACGATCTCGTGGGACATTCTGCAACCTTCGTTCATCATGCGGAACGTAGCGCTGATTAATGGTTCCTCAAATGAGGACATTCAGCAGGCGGCATTGGCCATCCTGGAGAACATAGTCCAGAACAGCAACAAGTGCGCGCTGGTCGAGAAGGAGATCACGCTCGAGACGCTACTCAAACTGCTTCGGCAATCCCGTCAACATGTGCAGCAGAACACGATCGCGCTGCTCAACGCACTGTTTATCAAGGCGGACGAGAGTAAGCGACGAATGCTGGCGACTACGCTCAGTTCGAAGCAGTACCGGAGTGTGATTAACAGTGTGATCACACCCACCATGGGTGCCGAGATGGCGCACCAGCTGTACGTTCTGCAGACGCTTACGCTGGGTTTGCTCGAGCAGCGCATGAAGACACCGATGGATGCCCAGGACCAGGATGCACAGGAGAAGATTAAAGAGTTGCGCCGGATAGCGTTCGAGGCGGATGGCATTGATCCGATACCGGATGTGACGgcacgtcgtcatcatcattccggTGCCCACTCTGGCCACTACAAGAAGCTCGGGTTCAAGTGTGACGTTAATCCGGCGCAGGACTTTATGGAAACACCGCCCGGTACGCTAGCGCTCGACTGTATGATCTACTTTGCGCGCAACTACACGCAGAGCTACACGAAGGTGGTGCACGAGAACAGCTGCAGAGCGGATGAGCACGAATGTCCGTTCGGCAGGACGAGCATCGAGCTGGTGAAGGTGCTGTGCGAGATCTTCCGTATCGGTGAATCACCATCAGAACAGGGTCAGGAGTTTTACCCGATGTTTTTTACCCATGACCATCCATTCGAGGAGTTCTTCTGCATCTGTATCGTGGTGCTGAATCGCACTTGGAAGGATATGCGCGCCACCACCGAAGACTTCGTGAAGGTGTTCTCGGTCGTCCGGGAGCAGATCGTACGCAGCATCGTTGGACGACCGGTCACTTTGGAGGATTTTAAGACCAAAATCAACACGTTCACGTACAACACGATCACGACGCTGCGTCAGCAGGAGCGCACGTCGCGTGAAGAGTGCGAATCAACCGCTTCGGCGATCGTTAGCTTGAAGGAGAAGATTACGCCCGAAATACGGACCTTGATCAAGGAACAACGACTGGGCTATCTGATCGTTGGCACCCGCTTCTGCAAGTACAGCGGAGGTAAACGTGAGCGGGATAAGTATTGGTACGCACGGCTCTCGCCGAATCACAAGGTGATCCACTACGGCGATTGCGACGAGAAGACGGTACCGACGCTGGAAGAGCTCTCCAACAAGCTGCCCGTCATCGACATCCGCCAGATGCTGGTCGGTAAGGAGTGTCCCCatatgaaggaaatgcgatcGAAGAAGTCCTCCACACCGCTCGGCTTCTCGCTCGTGCCGGATGGTAGTGAACAGACGACACTTGACTTCATAGCTCCCGATGAAGCGACCTttaactactggaccgatggCATTAATGCTCTGCTTGGGCAACCCATGACGAGCAAGCAGCTCGAAGAAGACTTCGAAACGTTGCTTTCGATGGAGATCAAACTGCGCCTCCTGGATACCGAGGGAGTCGACATCTCGAAGGAACCTCCGCCGATTCCTCCCGAGCCGGAGAATTACGATTTTTGCTTCGATAGTTAG
- the LOC125959113 gene encoding carnitine O-acetyltransferase-like has protein sequence MNMTRLFQSRTTATPLGRVLTSSGLSKMLTAASYSTGNTAAGGSTVATLQRQPVPKLPDTMLKLLKSIEPHVDAQVLAASKRATEQFSASGAVGQKLQELLNQRAAKMESWLAEWWLRSAYMEYRDPVIVYSSPGLVFPRADYRTFDGQLAYAARMASAALAYKAQIDGGKIRQEMMGKVPLDMSQYEKIFGTCRIPGRDRDSVQYNPRSRHIVVACGNRYYRLDVINASGVIVSEGQILAQLQRIAKESASSSSPPVGILTANHRDSWAEAYEKLVADPTNRNSVTAIQQALFVLSIDREIPQAPGSDHIIAASDLLIHGGGSTVNGGNRWYDKTIQLVVAPNGINGLTYEHSPAEGQPIAVMTDFLLEHLKRGTSTADQQTVPGAGEAVELPFNISAPSVKAAIEQAANFVDKLAADIQMHYLHFTDYGKGFIKSQRMSPDSYIQMAIQYAFYRLHKVPGAHYESAQNRMYLHGRTETIRSCSVESIAFARTMLDPKKDGRAKVESMKAAIEAHKAYVSMAIQGYGVDRHLLGLKLTAKEHGIAVPELYSDPGLQASANMRLSTSQVASRYDAFMCYGPLTADGYGCCYNPKEEDMWFGLSAFRSNPNSDVERFRVSLQEALREMYEVLVLHGEKPKGKL, from the coding sequence ATGAACATGACGCGCTTATTTCAATCCCGCACCACGGCCACACCACTCGGGAGAGTGCTGACGTCTTCCGGCCTGAGTAAAATGTTAACAGCGGCATCGTACAGCACGGGTAAtacggctgctggtggatctACGGTAGCGACGCTGCAGCGTCAACCCGTGCCCAAGCTACCGGACACGATGCTAAAGTTGCTGAAATCCATTGAACCTCACGTCGATGCACAGGTATTGGCCGCGTCAAAGAGGGCAACGGAACAgttttccgcttccggtgctgTCGGACAGAAACTGCAGGAACTGCTGAACCAGCGTGCGGCCAAGATGGAAAGCTGGTTAGCCGAATGGTGGCTACGGAGCGCTTACATGGAGTACCGCGATCCCGTGATCGTGTACTCCAGCCCAGGACTGGTGTTTCCACGGGCTGACTATCGGACATTCGATGGACAGTTGGCGTACGCAGCCCGGATGGCATCGGCAGCCCTTGCCTACAAGGCACAGATCGATGGTGGTAAGATCCGACAGGAGATGATGGGCAAAGTGCCGCTCGATATGTCGCAGTATGAGAAAATCTTCGGAACATGTCGCATTCCTGGCCGGGATCGTGATTCGGTTCAGTATAATCCACGCTCGCGACATATCGTCGTAGCTTGCGGCAATCGTTACTATCGGCTAGACGTTATCAACGCCTCGGGGGTAATCGTGAGCGAAGGACAAATACTGGCGCAGCTTCAGCGAATTGCCAAGGAGTCGGCCAGCTCATCCAGCCCTCCGGTCGGTATCTTAACTGCCAACCATCGCGACAGTTGGGCCGAAGCATACGAGAAGTTGGTGGCTGATCCCACCAATCGCAATTCAGTTACCGCGATCCAGCAAGCCCTGTTCgtgctttcgatcgatcgtgaaatCCCACAGGCACCCGGAAGTGATCACATCATTGCCGCTAGTGATCTGTTGATTCATGGTGGTGGCTCAACCGTGAACGGAGGCAATCGTTGGTACGACAAGACGATCCAGCTGGTTGTAGCTCCGAACGGTATCAACGGACTAACGTACGAACACTCGCCCGCTGAGGGACAACCGATCGCCGTCATGACGGACTTTTTGCTGGAACATCTGAAGCGTGGTACGTCGACAGCCGATCAACAAACCGTTCCGGGGGCTGGTGAGGCAGTGGAGCTTCCCTTCAACATAAGTGCCCCATCAGTGAAGGCAGCGATCGAGCAGGCGGCCAATTTCGTCGATAAGCTGGCGGCCGATATTCAGATGCACTATCTACACTTTACCGATTACGGCAAAGGATTCATCAAGTCGCAACGCATGAGCCCCGATAGTTACATTCAGATGGCGATCCAGTACGCTTTCTATCGCTTGCACAAGGTCCCGGGTGCTCATTACGAGTCAGCCCAGAACCGCATGTATCTGCATGGGCGTACCGAAACGATCCGTTCCTGTTCCGTCGAATCGATCGCGTTCGCACGAACAATGCTGGATCCTAAGAAGGATGGCCGGGCGAAGGTGGAATCGATGAAGGCAGCAATCGAAGCTCACAAGGCGTACGTATCGATGGCCATCCAGGGATATGGTGTCGATCGTCATCTACTCGGATTGAAGCTGACGGCAAAGGAACACGGGATAGCGGTACCAGAGCTATACTCCGATCCCGGACTGCAAGCAAGTGCCAATATGCGTTTGTCGACCAGCCAAGTGGCCTCACGCTACGATGCGTTCATGTGCTATGGGCCTCTAACGGCCGATGGCTACGGATGCTGCTACAATccgaaggaggaggatatGTGGTTCGGGCTGTCGGCGTTCCGATCGAACCCCAACTCGGACGTGGAACGGTTCCGTGTTAGTCTACAGGAAGCTCTGCGAGAGATGTACgaagtgctggtgctgcatggCGAGAAACCGAAGGGCAAACTATAG
- the LOC125952173 gene encoding ATP-dependent RNA helicase WM6, which produces MADNEDLLDYEEEDQTEQVVAETTEQPKKDVKGTYVSIHSSGFRDFLLKPEILRAIVDCGFEHPSEVQHECIPQAVLGMDILCQAKSGMGKTAVFVLATLQQLEPTESVPYVLVMCHTRELAFQISKEYERFCKYMPSIKVAVFFGGMPIQKDEEVLKSTTPHIIVGTPGRVLALIRNKKLNLKNLKHFILDECDKMLEQLDMRRDVQEIFRNTPHGKQVMMFSATLSKEIRPVCKKFMQDPMEVYVDDETKLTLHGLQQHYVKLKENEKNKKLFELLDVLEFNQVVIFVKSVQRCMALAQLLTEQNFPAIGIHRGMVQEERLSRYQQFKDFQKRILVATNLFGRGMDIERVNIVFNYDMPEDSDTYLHRVARAGRFGTKGLAITFISDEADAKILNDVQDRFDVNINELPDEIDLSSYIEGR; this is translated from the exons AAGGGTACCTACGTGTCCATTCACAGTTCCGGCTTCCGTGATTTCCTGCTGAAGCCTGAAATTCTGCGCGCCATTGTCGATTGCGGTTTTGAGCATCCCTCTGAAG TGCAGCACGAATGTATTCCGCAAGCCGTTCTTGGTATGGACATCCTGTGCCAAGCCAAGTCCGGTATGGGTAAGACGGCTGTGTTCGTGCTGGCAACGCTTCAGCAGCTGGAGCCGACCGAAAGTGTACCGTATGTGCTGGTAATGTGCCACACTCGAGAGCTAGCTTTCCAGATCAGCAAGGAGTACGAGCGATTCTGCAAGTACATGCCATCGATCAAGGTGGCGGTGTTCTTCGGAGGTATGCCGATCCAGAAGGACGAGGAAGTGCTGAAGTCGACGACGCCGCACATCATCGTCGGTACTCCGGGCCGTGTGTTGGCCCTCATCCGCAACAAGAAGCTCAACCTCAAGAACCTGAAACACTTCATCCTCGACGAGTGCGATAAAATGCTCGAACAGCTTG ATATGCGCCGCGATGTCCAGGAGATTTTCCGTAACACACCGCACGGAAAGCAAGTGATGATGTTCTCCGCTACGTTGAGCAAAGAAATTCGCCCAGTGTGCAAAAAGTTCATGCAAGAT CCGATGGAAGTATACGTCGACGATGAAACGAAGCTGACGCTGCACGGTCTTCAGCAGCACTACGTCAAGCTGAAGgagaacgagaagaacaagaagctcTTTGAGCTGCTTGATGTGCTCGAGTTTAACCAG GTCGTCATTTTCGTCAAATCGGTCCAGCGTTGCATGGCGTTGGCTCAATTGCTAACCGAGCAGAATTTCCCGGCCATCGGTATCCACAGGGGTATGGTGCAGGAGGAGCGCCTGTCGCGATACCAGCAGTTCAAAGACTTCCAGAAGCGCATTCTGGTCGCGACCAACCTGTTTGGGCGTGGTATGGATATCGAGCGAGTGAACATCGTGTTCAACTACGATATGCCAGAAGACTCGGACACCTACCTGCATCGAGTGGCACGTGCCGGCCGATTCGGTACCAAAGGTCTTGCCATCACCTTCATCTCCGACGAGGCAGACGCCAAGATTCTGAATGACGTGCAGGACCGTTTCGATGTCAACATCAACGAGCTGCCAGATGAAATTGATCTCTCATCTTACA ttgaagGACGATAA